A part of Synechococcus sp. KORDI-49 genomic DNA contains:
- a CDS encoding DUF3531 family protein codes for MDIRFREVDPFNCWLWLRFAEVPSQGERNYVDGIFDSWYVIGRLGGFNAENLQVHEESADLSWMAYDNEEAESVMPALMHNMGQMEYRDAWGRCWVDLGTSDAVGLDVLINALRQLDSDVVQIEELVVGGVNEDWPVEDHPDSLFPAGG; via the coding sequence ATGGACATCCGGTTTCGGGAGGTCGACCCCTTCAATTGCTGGCTCTGGCTGCGTTTTGCGGAGGTTCCAAGCCAGGGGGAGCGGAATTACGTCGATGGGATCTTCGACAGCTGGTATGTGATCGGCCGTCTCGGCGGATTCAATGCCGAGAACCTGCAGGTGCATGAGGAAAGTGCTGACCTGAGTTGGATGGCCTACGACAACGAGGAGGCCGAATCGGTGATGCCCGCCCTGATGCACAACATGGGGCAGATGGAATACCGGGACGCGTGGGGCCGATGCTGGGTTGATCTCGGCACCAGTGATGCCGTCGGCCTTGATGTGCTTATCAATGCGCTGCGACAGCTCGATTCCGACGTGGTTCAGATCGAGGAACTGGTCGTCGGCGGAGTGAATGAGGACTGGCCCGTGGAGGACCATCCAGACAGCCTGTTCCCGGCGGGTGGCTGA
- a CDS encoding ABC transporter ATP-binding protein translates to MLDLDALHYSPATAADPVLRGVTLSARNGQPVLIAGASGSGKTSLLEVISGLAGNQHGEIRWQGQAVNRQQRRWLCGIVFQFPERHFLGLSIQQELKLGQKRLGWEQQQHVLKRVGLADVDLSTPPERLSGGQQRRLALAVQLLRGAEVLLLDEPTAGLDWSVRREVLQLMSDLADERILIVVTHEPELFEGWLCDRHALLDGQLKPLITLP, encoded by the coding sequence ATGCTTGATCTGGACGCGCTGCACTACAGCCCGGCGACAGCCGCGGATCCAGTGCTGCGTGGGGTGACCCTGTCGGCCAGGAACGGGCAACCCGTGCTGATCGCCGGAGCCAGCGGCAGTGGCAAGACCAGCCTGCTGGAGGTGATCAGCGGCCTTGCCGGCAACCAGCACGGCGAGATCCGCTGGCAGGGTCAGGCCGTCAACCGTCAGCAGCGACGCTGGCTCTGCGGCATCGTGTTTCAGTTCCCGGAACGGCATTTTCTGGGGCTGAGCATCCAGCAGGAGCTGAAGCTGGGTCAGAAGCGACTCGGATGGGAGCAGCAGCAACATGTGCTGAAACGGGTCGGTCTGGCGGATGTGGACCTCAGCACCCCGCCGGAGCGACTGAGCGGCGGCCAGCAGAGAAGGCTTGCCCTCGCGGTGCAGTTGCTTCGCGGTGCAGAGGTGCTGCTGCTGGATGAACCCACTGCCGGCCTGGACTGGTCGGTGCGCCGCGAGGTGCTGCAGCTGATGTCGGACCTGGCCGATGAGCGGATCCTGATCGTTGTCACCCATGAACCGGAACTGTTCGAGGGCTGGCTTTGCGACCGACATGCCCTC